Genomic window (Spirochaeta lutea):
CATTTACTCCTGTCACGCAATACGAATTACTTTCTTATTTTCGACGAACCAGAATTGTCCCTATCAGTACCGTGGCAGAGAACTTTCCTGTTAGATATTTCTGAACTTGAGAACTGTGCAGGTTTAATAGCTGTGACGCATTCACCTTTTATATTCGAGAATAACTTAGAAAAATATGCACATTCAATTAATGAATTTATCACGGTACGGCAATGAATTTATTGGATCAATTGAGAAATGCAAGGGATTCAAAACAAGTTCCCTTTCATGAATACCTAATAAGACACAAACCAAATGACTATCAGCTTCATGCATTTTTTGAAGGCAAAAATGATGAAGGTTTCTATGGGACGATAATTCGTAGGCATGTGGATGGAATAGAGTTTCACTCATACCAATGTGGAAATAAAAAGAAAGTCTACGAGACATTTGAAAAATTAGAGAAATATTTATCAGATAAGCAACTTTTACTATTTTTTGTTGACCAGGATTTTGATCCCTATATCGGAATTGAATATCCACGACATCGGAATATATATACTACAGACAATTATTCCATCGAAAATGAAATTGTCGGAATAGATATGATCGAAAAAGTTTGGGCAGAGATCTTTCATCAGTCTTCTGGATCACAAGAAATGGTGACAATAAATCAACAGTTTACTAATAGTTATAACGAATTTTGTGACTTTTCAAAGGAAATCTCTAGTTGGATTATTTATCATCGAAAAAATGGTGATAAAGCTAATCTTTCTAGTATTAAAATGAAAGATATATTTCAAATTGATGATAACCTTAATATTAAGGTTATAAAAACACTTGATGAAACAATATCTTATCTGGATCAAAAAACCAAAATAGACACTAACATGGCAGACTGGCAAACAGAAAGAACTAAAATTCTTGAATTATTCAAAAATCACCAACCTAAAAAATATATACGAGGAAAATTTGAATTAGACTTTTTCATTATCTTCTTAAATAGACTTCACTCAGTTCTATGTGATATTAAGCCTGAAAAAATACATATAAATTTATCTACTGCTAATGCTATCGATATTTTTGCACCACGTTTGTCTTATCCTGCGAGCCTACAGGCTTTTATTAGAAATCATTTGGAAGGAAGAATAGAAAAATCAAGATAACAATGCGTTCGAGACGGATTCGCCTATTGTCATGAAAATTGCTATTCGCTTTGCTCGGCAATTTTCACGCCAATTACGGCTCACCGCTCAACGCAGTGTTATCTTGATTTATTATTTTTACCGTTGACAAAAACAGAAAGTGACGTACATTATATATATAGACGTCAGGAGTGTGTTATGTCCACCAAACTTACCTTGCGATTAGATGAAGATATTATTGAAAAAGCAAAAATTTATGCTTCAAAAAATAATACCTCACTAAGTTCACTCACTGAACAACTTTACAAAACACTTATTTATAAAAATGAAGAACCAAACATTTCTGATCTAAATGCTCATATTACGTCCAAATACAAAGGAATCATTCATACAACAATCAATGATGACCAAATAAAACAGAAGTATCTTATGGAAAAGCATCTTGTTGATTAAAACATATATCGACTGCAACATTATCATCGACTGGGTAATGGATAGAGAACCATTCTCTTATTACTCAGCTCGTATCATTGAATTAGTAGAAAACCAAAAAATTATTGGAATTGTGTCTCCCCTCACGCTAGCAAATTCTTATTACATTCTAAACAAAACCTTAAATAAAAAAATAGCTGATGAGTTCATCAGTGATTGCTTACAACTGTTTAAAGTTGTTCCGGTCAATGTCCATCACCTACAACAAGCTATCCAAAACAAATATAAAGAC
Coding sequences:
- a CDS encoding DUF4435 domain-containing protein, whose amino-acid sequence is MNLLDQLRNARDSKQVPFHEYLIRHKPNDYQLHAFFEGKNDEGFYGTIIRRHVDGIEFHSYQCGNKKKVYETFEKLEKYLSDKQLLLFFVDQDFDPYIGIEYPRHRNIYTTDNYSIENEIVGIDMIEKVWAEIFHQSSGSQEMVTINQQFTNSYNEFCDFSKEISSWIIYHRKNGDKANLSSIKMKDIFQIDDNLNIKVIKTLDETISYLDQKTKIDTNMADWQTERTKILELFKNHQPKKYIRGKFELDFFIIFLNRLHSVLCDIKPEKIHINLSTANAIDIFAPRLSYPASLQAFIRNHLEGRIEKSR
- a CDS encoding type II toxin-antitoxin system VapC family toxin; translated protein: MIKTYIDCNIIIDWVMDREPFSYYSARIIELVENQKIIGIVSPLTLANSYYILNKTLNKKIADEFISDCLQLFKVVPVNVHHLQQAIQNKYKDFEDDIHAAVAIENNVDFLITRNTKDFHSTNFKVIDAEGFINEFKNTR
- a CDS encoding DUF6364 family protein, which translates into the protein MSTKLTLRLDEDIIEKAKIYASKNNTSLSSLTEQLYKTLIYKNEEPNISDLNAHITSKYKGIIHTTINDDQIKQKYLMEKHLVD